One Vicia villosa cultivar HV-30 ecotype Madison, WI linkage group LG5, Vvil1.0, whole genome shotgun sequence genomic window, caatataattggagtactaaatatacTTGCAACGTATTTATTCtataccaattaagatattggtaagtaattgatatgattttaatgtattgattctatatcaattaaattattaccaacgtaatgattttaacgtatgggtcgttaaaaaggcttttatatcttataaaattagataattttaggtaaatcatacaaaagtacaatattttctcaaaattatattttttttaggtaaatcatacaatattgtaaaaacagtataattttgtaagtataaaagtacaatattttctcaaatttaataatttaaaaatatatattgtaagtactaaaagaataagaaatcaaaagttacattaaatcataaattaaaagttgcaatcaatcaatggttactaaagataattatgatatttaacttttttataggtaaatgatttatgtcttttcattctaaactctttatttacctaaaaaattttactgtttttttctttattctttgattctattttcttatacatttcaaaattatgtatatatttttaatttgtaatattttattatattctatcttttttttttgttcgaccttacaataaataaatatcaataatattttataaaactaactttataaattttatatatatatatatatatatatatatatatatatatatatatatatatatatatatatatatatatataaacttaattttttaatttgacctaactaaaatattctttagttctatgaattaatattatgttatttatatattataatatctataacttttataattactaagatttaatataaatatcactcaaacataaaatcaattaatcaatgaaatttatttattaaaatttgcaataatataccaattatttccatatcaagaaagtaggtgtgctgcttcattatttcaataaaccattctttaaaatcacgttcaaatcgaccataatgcttgaactattatggataagaagttaaaaattgcaatcacattaaatcaaaaatcaaaataataaatcaaaagttgcaatcagattaaatcaaaaattaaagttgcaatcaattaaagatgattatgatatttaatttttttataggtaaatgatttatgtcttttcatttcaaaactctttattcacctaaaaaaaatatactgtttttttctttattctttgattctattttcttatacatttcaaaattatgtatacatttttaatttgcaatattttattatattatatctttattttttgttttgttcgatcttacaataaataaatatcaataatattttataaaactaactttatatatattgataaacttaatttcttaatttgacgtaactaaaatattatttagttctatgaattaatataaaatattatcttatttacatattataatatctacaatttcgataattactaatatttaatataaatatcactcaaacataatatcaatcaatcaatctatgagatttatttattaacatttgcacttaaaatataaaaaattaaagttcattctatgaattaatataaaatatcatgttatttacatattataatatctacaatttcgaCAAAACTTGCACAAGCATAACCGAATAATTTTAAGCAGACTCTCCATTGTATATTGCACCagccaacttgatttctacttTACTACTCAAACTTTCAGGAcagtcaaagaagaatatttatttcaaacgaatcgtatagacgatgtttgctactgtctgcaccagaaaaaaaatccaaaacacatggattaggacaatatttaaattcttacaaaaaaaatagaaaatagggattggaaaCAATCCAGGTAAAAAACGAACCATATACTATGGAGTGACGCTTCagaatgatacactacaaattcaacctgcaaataacatgaaacaccaattggtacttcagaatgatacactacaaattcaacctgcgTATGAAACGCCAATTGGTACTTCAAAATGAGACACTACAAATTCAACAtgcaaataacatgaaatatATTTTCTATCGAGAAAAGAAAGGAACAAATGTTAAATATCGGTCTGTCCATGAATAGTCGCGGGAATGGCTggaattgcaaaaatagtataaaccaaaatttacACGATTAGGTTTGATGAACATGATAGAGAATGTGAAAGTATGATCGATTatatataataatgataaaaccGTTTTGGAATGTGGAAGGTGGAGGGCTTGGAAGACAGAAGGGTTGGAAGTTATGGATCGAAGAATAAAGGTTGAGGCTGCTGATGTGGAATATTGTGGAGACAGCATCTGATGTGGACAGTCCCAATGATCAAGAAAAgggagacttttcttatatgatagattagaAAATTGATAGGGTAATATGATAAATGAACATATAgttatgaaacacattcattatcatattaattcaagtgactagttatagattcaaaagtcttaatcttagatatttttcttgttagatatttttgaatctacTAGAGAAAATTTTctagtataatatttaaatttgaacactattaatattatattttttataatattatgaaaaattaatttttgtaaataacttattttttaaaaatatttttgcattttttatctacccgatcaatccaacccaaaccaatcCGTTGTTTCTCGGATCGATTCGGTTTGGGCTTTATCGCAAAAATTTGTAAATccaatccatttaattttaatcggtttgggtatcggattctctcaaaaccgaacGAAACCGGCCCGCACACACCCCTATTGGATATGGAATTAGTGAAAAGAGGTGACACAAATCGTAAATATGAGCGAAACTCTATTGTTAAAAGCACGTAAACATctgagaatgaaaaaaaaaaataacaaaattttattaaaatttaaggttaaaaaattaagggttaaataagtttttgcttcatataaatatctcaaacttcatttttagtccctcaaaaaatttctttcaaaaaatggTCATCCTAAAGTTTTTCATCCATACTTTTGATCCCTCCTGACAACGTCCGTTAACCGAAGTTGATGTGGCACGCCATGCGGCAGTGCCAACATGGCAAGATGCTGATGTGACATGCCACGTGGCTAAGTTCAAGAACATACTTGAGTTCGTAAAAAATTGTAGCTAATCTATAGACAAATTCGTAACTAATCACCAGCAAATTCAAAAACCAGAAAATTTATCATATTTTCCATTACTCATCATTATTCTTACTGAGCATAGTCTTTGAATCATTACAACAATCATACCCAACCCAATTATCACTTTCAAACTTGTTTGAAAGTGATCAAACATATTtagaaaatttataataattgtttattCAATATGTTTGAAAACTTCCCGAGCTCTAATATATAAAATTCCTTGCGTAAAAAATAGATGTTTAAAAGAGAGAGAATAGTATGGCTTGGAGGACAGTCAAGAAAGTCCAAACGATGAAGAATGTCACTGACAATACCACTAACTCCACTATGAATAATTTTGAGACTAATGAGCTCTTTATGCCGAGGCATCTGTCTAAAAGCCACAACAATGAAATTGTAACAATTTTTAATAAATGTAGCAAGTATACTAAAGACACCTAAGAGCATAGGCTTATCCATAGTTGTAAATGTTGGATTCATTGGTACTCGTTTGGGACGGAGATTGACATTCTTAAGGATATTTTCCCTTCATTTTTTTCTGATTCATTATTGCAGGATGTGTCTGTGGCCGTTATGGGAGGTTGGAGCAATTATGTTTGGAGGTGGGGAGATTTTGGGGTCCATTGTAGGTTTATGAATCCCTATGGTGCAGTAGTAGATTGACTGCTACTCTACAATCTGTTGCGGTTAGAGCAGTTGGCTGTTGGTAGTGCGGACACAGTGGCTTGGAAGCTTGATAAAGCTATCGGTTTCTCAGTCAAAAATTGTCACGACATCATAAACCCTCACTGTATTCTATATGGTCCGAAGGAGCAGTTTGATTCGGCTCTGGAGATAGTTTGGAAGATGGAGGTTCCCGTAAAAATTAGAGCTTTCGGTGgagatgttttaatgttttatCAATAAACTTCCAACGTTTGATTTACTAGCTATTAGAGGTATCATATCTTCTTCTAATTCCTCTTGTGTTTTTTGTGGATGTACCGTTGAATCTCcgctctattttttttctttgtcatatCTAGAATTTGGTTTGGAAGGATATGACCGATTGGATTGGTTTGGAAGATTAAAAAGCAAAGAGTTTTAAGGAAAGTTTTTTGAAGTGGTATTCGTTTTGTAAATCTGAAAAAGTGAAGAAAGGACGAGAGGGAGTGGTGTGGTTGGCTTTGTGTTAGACCTTCTGGACAGTTAGAAATGTCATCATTTTCAGAAGTGACTCGCGGAATATCTCTGACATCGTTGGGGGCTAAAGCTATGGATTGAAGATGAGCCTTTATAGAAAAAATTAACCAatccaattgtaacttttacgagTTTAATAAAAACCCTTTATCATAGGTTTCAATTGGCGTGTAATTTTTTCTCGAATTTTCTCTCAAACTTTTGTATCAAGTCAATGAATTTGGATTCTTGTATCAATATATTCTtgctttaaaaaaaagaaaagaatgccatagttttgtttgtattaattaattaaagtgttATTATTAGTAGTGTCCTATTTAGTGTGTAGTTatgatttgaaaaattcataCGAGGAATATTAGTAGAgttatttgaaaaattcatatgtagagttatttaatattatttaaaatagattTGGCAAGGAAAGAAGGTCATAGTCTTGTAGAATATTAGTCACGTACTtctcatatttattatttattatttgttaatttaaTAGTTTAAGAATTtagataattaaatattaatttattaaaattgtttttgctaaataaataaaattattattattagtagtcTCCTATTTTTGTATGTaagttataaaatatttatttaatattattaacagAGGAGGTTtgtagaaaattaaaataaaaaataaattaatagtgGTAGGAATTGAAATtaccttaactttgaaaattttagagggaAAAAATTGGTAGACAAATTGtagattataatttaaaatatgatatgatgttatgttttgaatCCTCTTTTATTaataatgtattttaatatatttgaatTATGCTAACAAGTGCTCAATGGATAATCTCTTTAAACATTTCATATAAGAATATATTTCTCAaataaactatttattttaattttcaatgcattgaatacaagtaATTTCAATAAAACAAACGTTATTCATTAAAAAAGTCAATTATTTTCATTTCTAACACATTAAATATAAGTATTGTTTACCTTTTTAAACTCTTAACAAGTGTCTTGGACACTCGTAAtggttaaaactttaaaataataaaattatctcGGTAATATGCGTATTTAATGCCTTAAAATTTGAAAGATTAAAttatctataaaatattttcttgttttagaatgcttaaccattatcttcttcttctgtatctCCTAGAGAGGAGTGATTTATGATcgattttgatccaaaatcacccctGCAAATCGTTCTTGTTTCTCTATTAGTTAAATAAGTGGTTTTCACAtatatttagtgttttttttaatgatttcgTTATTTTAGTGCGtcattgtttgtttttatttctcgtctttgtgcgatgtattttgtttttctgtcGTTGTGCGCaatgttcatttgtttcaggttgaaagatgaCTTTCAATCTAGAGCAGATCCTATCTATGACTTTGGTGCCATTAACGCTACAGATCTGGAGGCATGAATATTTCAGACATTTCAATATAGTCATAGTTATAttcatagacatatgcaattttCCGTTTCATGCTACTAACATCCTGTGAGTTTGtttgcagattcatcctttttgtttttggcgatttttaatttgtattgcaaCAATGTACTCTTTCAATTGGaatgaataaatattttattaccaatcgttagttggtccagtggtcaTTGGCGCTatacttggtagggagaaccacggttcgatcccccgcaactccGATCGGGAGGAAgccaaaaaaagaataaatatttattttttcaaaaaaaaaaacttataaagaAAAGTTATTTAAACACGCTTTCTAAAACATACACGACATATCTTTTCAATACATTTTTATGGGGACTACTTCAAATTTATCTCTATCATTAATGTGATAGTTTCCAATGCAAACTTAATTCAAATTGTACCTTATCTTTAAAAACAACATAATAATATCAACAAcaaaaaagtatgagatatatataaaaaaaaaaaaaaaagtacatGTAAcggtatttttgttttgttttgttttttttaaaaatattttctttcaaaaaactaGTAAGTCGGAcatatttattttacatataattattatttttaacatgttctaaaataatatatgttcTTGAATTATAAAtgagtatttttaaaaaattaattacacactaataagaaaaaaattattggtaaaatattttttaattgtttgtacTTTTGTTGATAAAATTAATTTGGATAACACACCAATATCATTGTTGAAGGTTGTCGGGGAAGAAAATCTAGCTCCCCATAGAGATGGTATGCTTGACTGATGTTAACAGCAAATATCACACCTAGAAAAGCTTTATGTGTCTCCGACAGAGACTGGGAGCCCAAAATCACCTTTTAAAGAGAAGACGTGATCAATGTGAATTGTGACATGAGAAGGTGATGGTGCGAATCTTGAAGTCTGATtgattaaatttttgaatttgtttgtttCTTGGTTCATTTTACATGGTGTGGACTATCCGATATTGAAAATTCAGATGATCTGGTGAAGGAAATATTCAGATGAAAATGACCATTTATGTTGGATGACTTGTGAATTATGATCTATGAAGAAGATTGTGGACCTTTGTGAGTccaattgataaaaaaatttaatttgtttgTTAGTCTATTTTACATGATGTGGACTGTCCAATATTAAAAATTCTAGTATGTGTACTCCTAATGATGGAAAAATTCAGTTGATAAGGATTCTTTCTAGTGGAAGACATGTGAATTGTGATCTAGAAAGGTGATGGCAGATCTTCGGGAGTCTGATTCatgaaattttttaatttgtttgttttcTAGTCCATTTTTCACGATGTGGACGGTCTGATATTGAAAGGTCTAGTCGATGTTCTTCTAGTAAAGGAAATATTTAGTTAAGAATGACCATTTTTAGTGGAAGACTTATGGATTGTGATGGTGGACCTTCGAGAGTGCAATTGAtgacatttttgaattttttttgtttatcagTCCATTTTACACAATGTATACAGTTTGATAATGAAAATTCTAGTCGATGTTCTTCTAGTGAAGGAAAGAGTCAAGTCTAGTTGAAAaggaatgattttttttttttgataagcaaacTTTTATATTCCATTAGAAGCTCAAATAAAGCTTCATAAATACAATTACAAATCGTACAAGGCTGAATTACACATAACCTAACACAATGCCCTACCAAAACCTATTCTTACACCAGCCCCAGTAATTTTACAGAGCTAAAACCTCATTAGGATGATGATACCAATCATAGAATGCACACATTCTATCCTCTTTGGTTCCTAACACCTGCCACTGCCAGCTTAATATTTTTGTATCATGAAAAATCTCATCAAAATCCTCAACagcattattaaaaataatattgtttcTTTGTTTCCATATAGCCCAACAAGCAGCTCCCCAAATTCCACCTGCATCTTTTTCCTTGCATATAACCTTCATAGCCTCAACAAAATTACAGTAGAATGATACAAAATTTGAATTAAACTGTACATTAATTCCTAACCAAGACTGTATCATTTCCCACAGCTTACGCGTTTTAGGACACCCAGAAAACAGATGATGATTATCTTCCCTGACTTGGAAGCCAAAAACACATAAAGAATCATAATCAACAACAATAATACCTCTTATCCTCAATAGCAGTCTCGTTGGTAGTCTGTTCTGAACAAGCCTCCACGCAAAAATCTTGATCTTTGATGGCATTTTCAAAGTCCAAATTGCTTTAGACACCAACCTAATATCGTCTTTTATATCCTCCACCACAGAAGCATCAAGAAGCCTTGAATAATATGCATAAACTTTGAAACCCTCCATACCATTTAGAGACCATATGAATCTATCTTGCATATTCTGAATTGGCTCAATTTCTTCTAGAATCAGTTCCAAGTCCTCATTTTCCTTTAACACCAAGTCATTCTCCAATCCTTGTTGCACTTGTAAGTTCCACTTCCATATCATGCCTTCCCTCACACCCATCCCAGCCACACTCCCACCTGATAGAGCACTTGCTGCATATAAATTTGGAAAAGCCAGCTGCAgagttgtgaaggatagaaaaacacttagaaagggggggtttgaataagtgtagctttaaaaaacttgacagataaaaataaatgcacagttatttttatcctggttcgttgttaactaaactactccagtccacccccgcagagatgatttacctcaactgaggatttaatccactaatcgcacggattacaatggttctccacttagtcagcaactaagtcttccagagtcttctgatcacacactgatcactccaggaacaactgcttagataccctctaagacttttctagagtctactgatccacacgatcactctagttacaatctgcttagataacctctaagacttcctagagtattctgatccacacgatcactctagttccttacaacttaatgtaattctaagagtattacaaatgcttctaaaaagcgataatcacaactgtgatatttctcttaatcgtttaagcttaatctcactaatatattacaacagcaatgtagtgatctttgatgaagatgaagattctgagttttgatttgaacagcgtttgagcaagtttgatatgagttgttttggtgcagaatcgttaaccttgcttctcatcagaacttcatatttataggcgttggagaagatgaccgttgagtgcatttaatgctttgcgtgttccgtacagcatcgcatttaatgttatacgcttttgtcaactacctcgagccttgttcacgctgtgtctactgacgtagcctagaatagcttttaacgttccttttgtcagtcagcgtagcttgccacttgtactttcttctgatctgatgtttgtgaatacaacgtttgaatatcatcagagtcaaacagcttggtgcatagcatcttctgatcttctgaccttgaagtgcttctgagcgtgataccatcagaacttcagtgcttctgttctcttgttcttctgatgcttccatagacccatgttctgattctgcttcgaccatcttctgatgtcttgccagaccatgttctgatgttgcatgctgaacccttgagacaaagcttctgagcgctgaattatgcgtactctttatatattccctgaaaaggaaattgcattggattagagtaccatattatcttaagcaaaattcatattattgttatcatcaaaactaagataattgatcagaacaaatcttgttctaacaagttgtTCCTCCCAACCAATTTCCACTCCAAAATGGAATCCTTCTACCATCTCCTAATCTACATTTCAACAAATTACAGAATCCATCTTCCATACTTTCATCCACCAGCTGCATAAGATCCCTCCACCATATTGATTTAGAAACTGGTTTCACTTTCTTATGTTTGAAAAGGATTCTGTCAATCAAACATCTGTATCTCTCCTCCAAAACTCCCTTCCAAATAGCATTGTCTTCATTTAAAAATCTCCATAGCCACTTAGATAACAACGCTTTATTAAATAACTTAATATCTTGTGTGATGGGGCAGGTCTTCAATGTGATAATACGAGGGTGGACCTATTTGAAAATCAGGTTCctggttttttttaaatatccttttcaacttcaattttcagttattaaaaaatttctttgaaaattgaatttttctataaaaaaaaatcaggttcttagaaataaataaataaatgtattaaattctaaaatatat contains:
- the LOC131605700 gene encoding uncharacterized protein LOC131605700; amino-acid sequence: MGVREGMIWKWNLQVQQGLENDLVLKENEDLELILEEIEPIQNMQDRFIWSLNGMEGFKVYAYYSRLLDASVVEDIKDDIRLVSKAIWTLKMPSKIKIFAWRLVQNRLPTRLLLRIRGIIVVDYDSLCVFGFQVREDNHHLFSGCPKTRKLWEMIQSWLGINVQFNSNFVSFYCNFVEAMKVICKEKDAGGIWGAACWAIWKQRNNIIFNNAVEDFDEIFHDTKILSWQWQVLGTKEDRMCAFYDWYHHPNEVLAL